A single region of the Caballeronia insecticola genome encodes:
- the oiaK gene encoding 3-oxo-isoapionate kinase OiaK, producing MTAANDAAWPDGLLLAYYGDDFTGSTDAMEAMTAAGVPTLLCLQAPTPELLARFPDVRCVGLAGSSRGRSPQWMDDELPRAFASLAALGAPVLQYKVCSTFDSSPQTGSIGRAIDIGVTQMRGKWSPMIVGAPRLKRYQAFGNLFAVVDGEGFRLDRHPTMSRHPVTPMNEADLRVHLRRQTARRIELVDFVRLRSPEAEPHLHALLSDDIPVVMIDVLDEATLAAAGKLVWDARGEGVFTASSSGLQYALAAHWRACGLVPQTPGLPTASAVDVIAAVSGSCSPVTAAQIRWARDNGFCVERLDLRRALDAQTRDAEVERVVGIASHAVSRGQSPLVFSAEGPDDPAVLDFDAIAADAALARAEAARRVGEALADVMRRLLERTPLRRVVVAGGDSSGEVASKLGISALSVVAGMAPGAPLCRAWSDDPARDGLEIVLKGGQIGGVSFFGAVRAGA from the coding sequence ATGACAGCCGCGAACGATGCCGCATGGCCGGACGGCCTGCTGCTCGCCTATTACGGCGACGACTTCACCGGCTCCACCGACGCCATGGAAGCGATGACCGCCGCCGGCGTGCCGACGCTCCTGTGCCTGCAAGCGCCCACGCCCGAATTGCTCGCGCGCTTTCCGGACGTGCGCTGCGTGGGGCTTGCGGGGTCGTCGCGCGGGCGCTCGCCGCAATGGATGGACGACGAATTGCCGCGCGCCTTCGCGAGCCTCGCGGCGCTCGGCGCGCCGGTCCTGCAATACAAGGTGTGCTCGACATTCGATTCGTCGCCGCAGACGGGCTCGATCGGACGCGCGATCGACATCGGCGTGACGCAGATGCGCGGCAAGTGGTCGCCGATGATCGTCGGCGCGCCGCGTCTGAAGCGCTATCAGGCGTTCGGCAATCTGTTCGCGGTGGTGGACGGCGAGGGCTTCCGTCTCGACCGTCACCCCACGATGTCGCGTCATCCCGTCACGCCGATGAACGAGGCCGACTTGCGCGTGCATTTGCGCCGCCAGACGGCGCGGCGCATCGAGCTGGTCGATTTCGTGCGGCTGCGTTCGCCCGAGGCCGAGCCGCATCTGCACGCGTTGCTGAGCGACGATATACCTGTCGTCATGATCGACGTGCTCGACGAAGCCACGCTCGCGGCGGCGGGCAAGCTCGTCTGGGACGCACGCGGCGAAGGCGTGTTCACGGCGTCGTCGTCGGGGCTGCAATATGCGCTCGCGGCGCATTGGCGCGCGTGCGGGCTCGTTCCGCAGACGCCGGGCTTGCCCACGGCATCCGCTGTCGATGTGATCGCCGCCGTCAGCGGAAGCTGTTCGCCGGTCACGGCCGCGCAGATTCGCTGGGCGCGCGACAACGGCTTCTGCGTCGAACGGCTCGATTTGCGCCGCGCGCTCGATGCACAGACGCGCGACGCCGAAGTCGAACGCGTGGTCGGCATCGCGTCGCACGCCGTGAGCCGCGGCCAAAGCCCGCTGGTGTTCAGCGCCGAAGGCCCCGACGATCCGGCCGTGCTCGATTTCGACGCCATCGCCGCCGACGCTGCGCTTGCGCGTGCCGAAGCCGCGCGTCGAGTGGGCGAAGCGCTCGCCGACGTCATGCGCCGGCTGCTCGAACGCACGCCGTTGCGACGCGTGGTCGTCGCGGGCGGCGACAGTTCCGGCGAAGTGGCGAGCAAGCTCGGCATCTCCGCGCTGAGCGTCGTGGCGGGCATGGCGCCGGGCGCGCCGCTGTGCCGCGCATGGTCCGACGACCCCGCGCGCGACGGCCTCGAGATCGTGCTGAAGGGCGGGCAGATCGGCGGCGTGTCGTTCTTCGGCGCGGTGCGGGCGGGCGCGTGA